From the genome of Pseudomonas migulae:
CGCCGGCCATCGCCATCACCGCGCTGGACCTCGCGTTCAAGGTGGGCAATAACGCCTGGCGGGCCATCTCCGACCTGTTCATGTACGGCATGATCGCCTTCGGCATTTATCTGGTGTTCGTCGCGATCCGTTTCCCGATCGAACGCGCCGCCAACGCTCGCAAGGAACGGACGGCGGCTGCCAAGGCGGCGGCCCGGGCCGACGATCCAGAAGAGGATCATCCTTTCGGCGGTGCCGGTGACGACCGTTATGGTCGCCCGCCGGTCCCGAGCAACCCTCAGCGTATGCGCGTCGAACCG
Proteins encoded in this window:
- a CDS encoding MFS transporter codes for the protein MDTMTENDYLIAWGLYAFAALGCLLVWMRMTRWMWRWLREPLRLLVAVLLFSPTIIDPVKEKVAPAIAITALDLAFKVGNNAWRAISDLFMYGMIAFGIYLVFVAIRFPIERAANARKERTAAAKAAARADDPEEDHPFGGAGDDRYGRPPVPSNPQRMRVEPRL